A window of the Halichoerus grypus chromosome 2, mHalGry1.hap1.1, whole genome shotgun sequence genome harbors these coding sequences:
- the TMEM256 gene encoding transmembrane protein 256 gives MAGPGAAFRRLGALSGAGALGLASYGAHGAQFPDAYGKELFDKTNKHHFIHSLALIGVPHCRKPLWAGLLLASGTTLFCTSFYYQALSGDPGIQTLAPVGGSLLLLGWLALAL, from the exons ATGGCCGGGCCGGGGGCTGCGTTCCGCCGCTTGGGCGCCTTGTCCGGAGCCGGGGCCTTAGGCTTGGCCTCCTACGGGGCGCACG GCGCCCAGTTTCCGGATGCCTACGGGAAGGAG CTCTTTGACAAGACCAACAAACACCACTTCATACACAGCCTGGCCCTGATAGGGGTGCCCCATTGCAGAAAGCCCCTCTGG GCCGGGTTACTGCTAGCTTCTGGAACCACCTTATTCTGCACCAGCTTTTACTACCAGGCTCTGAGTGGAGATCCCGGCATCCAGACTTTGGCCCCCGTgggagggagcctgctcctcTTGGGCTGGCTTGCCTTGGCTCTTTGA
- the NLGN2 gene encoding neuroligin-2 isoform X1, protein MWLLALCLVGLAGAQRGGGGPGGGSPGGPGLGLSSLGEERFPVVNTAYGRVRGVRRELNNEILGPVVQFLGVPYATPPLGARRFQPPEAPASWPGVRNATTLPPACPQNLHGALPAIMLPVWFTDNLEAAAAYVQNQSEDCLYLNLYVPTEDGPLTKKRDEATLNPPDTDIRDSGKKPVMLFLHGGSYMEGTGNMFDGSVLAAYGNVIVATLNYRLGVLGFLSTGDQAAKGNYGLLDQIQALRWLSENIAHFGGDPERITIFGSGAGASCVNLLILSHHSEGLFQKAIAQSGTAISSWSVNYQPLKYTRLLAAKVGCDREDSAEAVECLRRKPSRELVDQDVQPARYHIAFGPVVDGDVVPDDPEILMQQGEFLNYDMLIGVNQGEGLKFVEDSAESEDGVSASAFDFTVSNFVDNLYGYPEGKDVLRETIKFMYTDWADRDNGEMRRKTLLALFTDHQWVAPAVATAKLHADYQSPVYFYTFYHHCQAEGRPEWADAAHGDELPYVFGVPMVGATDLFPCNFSKNDVMLSAVVMTYWTNFAKTGDPNQPVPQDTKFIHTKPNRFEEVVWSKFNSKEKQYLHIGLKPRVRDNYRANKVAFWLELVPHLHNLHTELFTTTTRLPPYTTRWPPRPPPGAPGTRRPPPPATLPPEPEPEPGPRAYDRFPGDSRDYSTELSVTVAVGASLLFLNILAFAALYYKRDRRQEMRCRRLSPPGGSGSGVPGGGPLLPAAGRELPPEEELVSLQLKRAGGVGADPAEALRPACPPDYTLALRRAPDDVPLLAPGALTLLPSGLGPPPPPPPPSLHPFGPFPPPPPTATSHNNTLPHPHSTTRV, encoded by the exons ATGTGGCTCCTGGCGCTGTGTCTGGTGGGGCTGGCAGGGGCTCaacgggggggagggggtcccgGCGGCGGCTCCCCGGGCGGCCCGGGCCTGGGCCTCAGCAGCCTCGGGGAGGAGCGCTTCCCAGTGGTGAACACGGCCTATGGGCGAGTGCGCGGCGTGCGGCGCGAGCTCAACAACGAGATCCTGGGCCCCGTCGTGCAGTTTTTGGGCGTGCCCTACGCCACGCCACCCCTGGGCGCCCGCCGCTTCCAGCCGCCCGAGGCCCCCGCCTCGTGGCCCGGCGTGCGCAACGCCACCACCCTGCCGCCCGCCTGCCCGCAGAACCTGCACGGGGCGCTGCCCGCCATCATGCTGCCCGTGTGGTTCACCGACAACTTGGAGGCGGCCGCCGCCTACGTGCAGAACCAGAGCGAGGACTGCCTGTATCTCAACCTCTACGTGCCCACCGAGGACG GTCCGCTCACAAAAAAACGTGACGAGGCGACGCTCAATCCGCCAGACACAG ATATCCGGGACTCCGGGAAGAAGCCGGTGATGCTGTTTCTGCACGGCGGCTCCTACATGGAGGGCACCGGGAATATGTTCGATGGCTCCGTGCTGGCCGCCTATGGCAACGTCATCGTGGCCACGCTCAACTACCGGCTGGGGGTGCTCG GCTTTCTCAGCACCGGGGACCAGGCTGCAAAAGGCAACTATGGACTCCTGGACCAGATCCAGGCCCTGCGCTGGCTCAGTGAGAACATTGCCCACTTTGGGGGTGACCCCGAGCGCATCACCATCTTTGGATCGGGGGCCGGGGCCTCCTGCGTCAACCTTCTGATCCTCTCCCACCATTCGGAAG GGTTGTTCCAGAAGGCCATCGCCCAGAGCGGCACGGCCATCTCCAGCTGGTCTGTCAACTACCAGCCGCTCAAATACACGCGGCTGCTGGCCGCCAAAGTGGGCTGCGACCGGGAGGACAGCGCCGAGGCCGTGGAGTGCCTGCGCCGGAAGCCCTCCCGGGAGCTGGTGGACCAGGACGTGCAGCCCGCCcg CTACCACATCGCCTTCGGGCCCGTGGTGGACGGTGACGTCGTCCccgatgaccctgagatcctcaTGCAGCAGGGAGAATTCCTCAACTATGACATGCTCATTGGCGTCAACCAAGGAGAAGGCCTCAAGTTCGTAGAGGACTCCGCAGAGAGCGAGGACGGCGTGTCCGCCAGCGCCTTTGACTTCACTGTCTCCAACTTCGTGGACAACCTGTACGGCTACCCGGAGGGCAAGGACGTGCTTCGGGAGACCATCAAGTTCATGTACACCGACTGGGCCGACCGGGACAATGGCGAAATGCGGAGAAAGACTCTGCTGGCGCTCTTTACAGACCACCAGTGGGTGGCACCGGCTGTGGCCACCGCCAAGCTGCACGCTGACTACCAGTCCCCTGTCTACTTTTATACCTTCTACCACCACTGCCAGGCTGAGGGCCGGCCCGAGTGGGCAGACGCAGCGCACGGGGACGAGCTGCCCTACGTCTTCGGCGTGCCCATGGTGGGCGCCACCGACCTCTTCCCCTGCAACTTCTCCAAGAATGACGTCATGCTCAGCGCTGTGGTCATGACCTACTGGACCAACTTCGCCAAGACTGG CGACCCCAACCAGCCGGTGCCGCAGGACACCAAGTTCATCCACACCAAGCCCAACCGCTTCGAGGAGGTGGTGTGGAGCAAGTTCAACAGCAAGGAGAAGCAGTACCTGCACATCGGCCTGAAGCCGCGCGTGCGCGATAACTACCGCGCCAACAAGGTGGCCTTCTGGCTGGAGCTCGTGCCGCACTTGCACAACCTGCACACGGAGCTCTTCACCACCACCACGCGCCTGCCCCCCTACACCACGCGCTGGCCGCCGCGCCCGCCCCCCGGCGCCCCGGGcacccgccgcccgccgccgcccgccacCCTGCcgcccgagcccgagcccgagccggGCCCCCGCGCCTACGACCGCTTCCCCGGGGACTCCCGGGACTACTCCACCGAGCTCAGCGTCACGGTGGCCGTGGGCGCCTCGCTGCTCTTCCTCAACATCCTGGCCTTCGCCGCGCTCTACTACAAGCGGGACCGGCGGCAGGAGATGCGGTGTAGGCGGCTCAGCCCCCCCGGCGGCTCGGGCTCCGGGGTGCCCGGCGGGGGGCCCCTGCTCCCCGCCGCCGGCCGCGAGCTGCCGCCCGAGGAGGAGCTGGTGTCCCTGCAGCTGAAGCGGGCCGGGGGCGTCGGGGCGGACCCCGCCGAGGCCCTGCGCCCCGCCTGCCCGCCCGACTACACCCTGGCCCTGCGCCGGGCGCCAGACGATGTGCCTCTGCTGGCCCCCGGGGCCCTGACCCTGCTGCCCAGCGGCCTGgggcccccgccgcccccgccgcccccctccctccaccccttcggGCCcttccccccgccgccccccaccgCTACCAGCCACAACAACACGCTACCGCACCCCCACTCCACCACTCGGGTATAG
- the NLGN2 gene encoding neuroligin-2 isoform X2, with product MWLLALCLVGLAGAQRGGGGPGGGSPGGPGLGLSSLGEERFPVVNTAYGRVRGVRRELNNEILGPVVQFLGVPYATPPLGARRFQPPEAPASWPGVRNATTLPPACPQNLHGALPAIMLPVWFTDNLEAAAAYVQNQSEDCLYLNLYVPTEDDIRDSGKKPVMLFLHGGSYMEGTGNMFDGSVLAAYGNVIVATLNYRLGVLGFLSTGDQAAKGNYGLLDQIQALRWLSENIAHFGGDPERITIFGSGAGASCVNLLILSHHSEGLFQKAIAQSGTAISSWSVNYQPLKYTRLLAAKVGCDREDSAEAVECLRRKPSRELVDQDVQPARYHIAFGPVVDGDVVPDDPEILMQQGEFLNYDMLIGVNQGEGLKFVEDSAESEDGVSASAFDFTVSNFVDNLYGYPEGKDVLRETIKFMYTDWADRDNGEMRRKTLLALFTDHQWVAPAVATAKLHADYQSPVYFYTFYHHCQAEGRPEWADAAHGDELPYVFGVPMVGATDLFPCNFSKNDVMLSAVVMTYWTNFAKTGDPNQPVPQDTKFIHTKPNRFEEVVWSKFNSKEKQYLHIGLKPRVRDNYRANKVAFWLELVPHLHNLHTELFTTTTRLPPYTTRWPPRPPPGAPGTRRPPPPATLPPEPEPEPGPRAYDRFPGDSRDYSTELSVTVAVGASLLFLNILAFAALYYKRDRRQEMRCRRLSPPGGSGSGVPGGGPLLPAAGRELPPEEELVSLQLKRAGGVGADPAEALRPACPPDYTLALRRAPDDVPLLAPGALTLLPSGLGPPPPPPPPSLHPFGPFPPPPPTATSHNNTLPHPHSTTRV from the exons ATGTGGCTCCTGGCGCTGTGTCTGGTGGGGCTGGCAGGGGCTCaacgggggggagggggtcccgGCGGCGGCTCCCCGGGCGGCCCGGGCCTGGGCCTCAGCAGCCTCGGGGAGGAGCGCTTCCCAGTGGTGAACACGGCCTATGGGCGAGTGCGCGGCGTGCGGCGCGAGCTCAACAACGAGATCCTGGGCCCCGTCGTGCAGTTTTTGGGCGTGCCCTACGCCACGCCACCCCTGGGCGCCCGCCGCTTCCAGCCGCCCGAGGCCCCCGCCTCGTGGCCCGGCGTGCGCAACGCCACCACCCTGCCGCCCGCCTGCCCGCAGAACCTGCACGGGGCGCTGCCCGCCATCATGCTGCCCGTGTGGTTCACCGACAACTTGGAGGCGGCCGCCGCCTACGTGCAGAACCAGAGCGAGGACTGCCTGTATCTCAACCTCTACGTGCCCACCGAGGACG ATATCCGGGACTCCGGGAAGAAGCCGGTGATGCTGTTTCTGCACGGCGGCTCCTACATGGAGGGCACCGGGAATATGTTCGATGGCTCCGTGCTGGCCGCCTATGGCAACGTCATCGTGGCCACGCTCAACTACCGGCTGGGGGTGCTCG GCTTTCTCAGCACCGGGGACCAGGCTGCAAAAGGCAACTATGGACTCCTGGACCAGATCCAGGCCCTGCGCTGGCTCAGTGAGAACATTGCCCACTTTGGGGGTGACCCCGAGCGCATCACCATCTTTGGATCGGGGGCCGGGGCCTCCTGCGTCAACCTTCTGATCCTCTCCCACCATTCGGAAG GGTTGTTCCAGAAGGCCATCGCCCAGAGCGGCACGGCCATCTCCAGCTGGTCTGTCAACTACCAGCCGCTCAAATACACGCGGCTGCTGGCCGCCAAAGTGGGCTGCGACCGGGAGGACAGCGCCGAGGCCGTGGAGTGCCTGCGCCGGAAGCCCTCCCGGGAGCTGGTGGACCAGGACGTGCAGCCCGCCcg CTACCACATCGCCTTCGGGCCCGTGGTGGACGGTGACGTCGTCCccgatgaccctgagatcctcaTGCAGCAGGGAGAATTCCTCAACTATGACATGCTCATTGGCGTCAACCAAGGAGAAGGCCTCAAGTTCGTAGAGGACTCCGCAGAGAGCGAGGACGGCGTGTCCGCCAGCGCCTTTGACTTCACTGTCTCCAACTTCGTGGACAACCTGTACGGCTACCCGGAGGGCAAGGACGTGCTTCGGGAGACCATCAAGTTCATGTACACCGACTGGGCCGACCGGGACAATGGCGAAATGCGGAGAAAGACTCTGCTGGCGCTCTTTACAGACCACCAGTGGGTGGCACCGGCTGTGGCCACCGCCAAGCTGCACGCTGACTACCAGTCCCCTGTCTACTTTTATACCTTCTACCACCACTGCCAGGCTGAGGGCCGGCCCGAGTGGGCAGACGCAGCGCACGGGGACGAGCTGCCCTACGTCTTCGGCGTGCCCATGGTGGGCGCCACCGACCTCTTCCCCTGCAACTTCTCCAAGAATGACGTCATGCTCAGCGCTGTGGTCATGACCTACTGGACCAACTTCGCCAAGACTGG CGACCCCAACCAGCCGGTGCCGCAGGACACCAAGTTCATCCACACCAAGCCCAACCGCTTCGAGGAGGTGGTGTGGAGCAAGTTCAACAGCAAGGAGAAGCAGTACCTGCACATCGGCCTGAAGCCGCGCGTGCGCGATAACTACCGCGCCAACAAGGTGGCCTTCTGGCTGGAGCTCGTGCCGCACTTGCACAACCTGCACACGGAGCTCTTCACCACCACCACGCGCCTGCCCCCCTACACCACGCGCTGGCCGCCGCGCCCGCCCCCCGGCGCCCCGGGcacccgccgcccgccgccgcccgccacCCTGCcgcccgagcccgagcccgagccggGCCCCCGCGCCTACGACCGCTTCCCCGGGGACTCCCGGGACTACTCCACCGAGCTCAGCGTCACGGTGGCCGTGGGCGCCTCGCTGCTCTTCCTCAACATCCTGGCCTTCGCCGCGCTCTACTACAAGCGGGACCGGCGGCAGGAGATGCGGTGTAGGCGGCTCAGCCCCCCCGGCGGCTCGGGCTCCGGGGTGCCCGGCGGGGGGCCCCTGCTCCCCGCCGCCGGCCGCGAGCTGCCGCCCGAGGAGGAGCTGGTGTCCCTGCAGCTGAAGCGGGCCGGGGGCGTCGGGGCGGACCCCGCCGAGGCCCTGCGCCCCGCCTGCCCGCCCGACTACACCCTGGCCCTGCGCCGGGCGCCAGACGATGTGCCTCTGCTGGCCCCCGGGGCCCTGACCCTGCTGCCCAGCGGCCTGgggcccccgccgcccccgccgcccccctccctccaccccttcggGCCcttccccccgccgccccccaccgCTACCAGCCACAACAACACGCTACCGCACCCCCACTCCACCACTCGGGTATAG
- the NLGN2 gene encoding neuroligin-2 isoform X3, protein MLPVWFTDNLEAAAAYVQNQSEDCLYLNLYVPTEDGPLTKKRDEATLNPPDTDIRDSGKKPVMLFLHGGSYMEGTGNMFDGSVLAAYGNVIVATLNYRLGVLGFLSTGDQAAKGNYGLLDQIQALRWLSENIAHFGGDPERITIFGSGAGASCVNLLILSHHSEGLFQKAIAQSGTAISSWSVNYQPLKYTRLLAAKVGCDREDSAEAVECLRRKPSRELVDQDVQPARYHIAFGPVVDGDVVPDDPEILMQQGEFLNYDMLIGVNQGEGLKFVEDSAESEDGVSASAFDFTVSNFVDNLYGYPEGKDVLRETIKFMYTDWADRDNGEMRRKTLLALFTDHQWVAPAVATAKLHADYQSPVYFYTFYHHCQAEGRPEWADAAHGDELPYVFGVPMVGATDLFPCNFSKNDVMLSAVVMTYWTNFAKTGDPNQPVPQDTKFIHTKPNRFEEVVWSKFNSKEKQYLHIGLKPRVRDNYRANKVAFWLELVPHLHNLHTELFTTTTRLPPYTTRWPPRPPPGAPGTRRPPPPATLPPEPEPEPGPRAYDRFPGDSRDYSTELSVTVAVGASLLFLNILAFAALYYKRDRRQEMRCRRLSPPGGSGSGVPGGGPLLPAAGRELPPEEELVSLQLKRAGGVGADPAEALRPACPPDYTLALRRAPDDVPLLAPGALTLLPSGLGPPPPPPPPSLHPFGPFPPPPPTATSHNNTLPHPHSTTRV, encoded by the exons ATGCTGCCCGTGTGGTTCACCGACAACTTGGAGGCGGCCGCCGCCTACGTGCAGAACCAGAGCGAGGACTGCCTGTATCTCAACCTCTACGTGCCCACCGAGGACG GTCCGCTCACAAAAAAACGTGACGAGGCGACGCTCAATCCGCCAGACACAG ATATCCGGGACTCCGGGAAGAAGCCGGTGATGCTGTTTCTGCACGGCGGCTCCTACATGGAGGGCACCGGGAATATGTTCGATGGCTCCGTGCTGGCCGCCTATGGCAACGTCATCGTGGCCACGCTCAACTACCGGCTGGGGGTGCTCG GCTTTCTCAGCACCGGGGACCAGGCTGCAAAAGGCAACTATGGACTCCTGGACCAGATCCAGGCCCTGCGCTGGCTCAGTGAGAACATTGCCCACTTTGGGGGTGACCCCGAGCGCATCACCATCTTTGGATCGGGGGCCGGGGCCTCCTGCGTCAACCTTCTGATCCTCTCCCACCATTCGGAAG GGTTGTTCCAGAAGGCCATCGCCCAGAGCGGCACGGCCATCTCCAGCTGGTCTGTCAACTACCAGCCGCTCAAATACACGCGGCTGCTGGCCGCCAAAGTGGGCTGCGACCGGGAGGACAGCGCCGAGGCCGTGGAGTGCCTGCGCCGGAAGCCCTCCCGGGAGCTGGTGGACCAGGACGTGCAGCCCGCCcg CTACCACATCGCCTTCGGGCCCGTGGTGGACGGTGACGTCGTCCccgatgaccctgagatcctcaTGCAGCAGGGAGAATTCCTCAACTATGACATGCTCATTGGCGTCAACCAAGGAGAAGGCCTCAAGTTCGTAGAGGACTCCGCAGAGAGCGAGGACGGCGTGTCCGCCAGCGCCTTTGACTTCACTGTCTCCAACTTCGTGGACAACCTGTACGGCTACCCGGAGGGCAAGGACGTGCTTCGGGAGACCATCAAGTTCATGTACACCGACTGGGCCGACCGGGACAATGGCGAAATGCGGAGAAAGACTCTGCTGGCGCTCTTTACAGACCACCAGTGGGTGGCACCGGCTGTGGCCACCGCCAAGCTGCACGCTGACTACCAGTCCCCTGTCTACTTTTATACCTTCTACCACCACTGCCAGGCTGAGGGCCGGCCCGAGTGGGCAGACGCAGCGCACGGGGACGAGCTGCCCTACGTCTTCGGCGTGCCCATGGTGGGCGCCACCGACCTCTTCCCCTGCAACTTCTCCAAGAATGACGTCATGCTCAGCGCTGTGGTCATGACCTACTGGACCAACTTCGCCAAGACTGG CGACCCCAACCAGCCGGTGCCGCAGGACACCAAGTTCATCCACACCAAGCCCAACCGCTTCGAGGAGGTGGTGTGGAGCAAGTTCAACAGCAAGGAGAAGCAGTACCTGCACATCGGCCTGAAGCCGCGCGTGCGCGATAACTACCGCGCCAACAAGGTGGCCTTCTGGCTGGAGCTCGTGCCGCACTTGCACAACCTGCACACGGAGCTCTTCACCACCACCACGCGCCTGCCCCCCTACACCACGCGCTGGCCGCCGCGCCCGCCCCCCGGCGCCCCGGGcacccgccgcccgccgccgcccgccacCCTGCcgcccgagcccgagcccgagccggGCCCCCGCGCCTACGACCGCTTCCCCGGGGACTCCCGGGACTACTCCACCGAGCTCAGCGTCACGGTGGCCGTGGGCGCCTCGCTGCTCTTCCTCAACATCCTGGCCTTCGCCGCGCTCTACTACAAGCGGGACCGGCGGCAGGAGATGCGGTGTAGGCGGCTCAGCCCCCCCGGCGGCTCGGGCTCCGGGGTGCCCGGCGGGGGGCCCCTGCTCCCCGCCGCCGGCCGCGAGCTGCCGCCCGAGGAGGAGCTGGTGTCCCTGCAGCTGAAGCGGGCCGGGGGCGTCGGGGCGGACCCCGCCGAGGCCCTGCGCCCCGCCTGCCCGCCCGACTACACCCTGGCCCTGCGCCGGGCGCCAGACGATGTGCCTCTGCTGGCCCCCGGGGCCCTGACCCTGCTGCCCAGCGGCCTGgggcccccgccgcccccgccgcccccctccctccaccccttcggGCCcttccccccgccgccccccaccgCTACCAGCCACAACAACACGCTACCGCACCCCCACTCCACCACTCGGGTATAG
- the SPEM1 gene encoding spermatid maturation protein 1: MAMAERPRPGWASYHGSHTNSCQDLGNSILLLLGLIICINISINMVTLLWRRLRGFLHRVFHIVYEKEASKSSSPGKQPQPPKQSAPAVHLRCTMDPVKMTVTPPPTRRHRHRGSSGRRAHRPVAWAPDTDDDEKPPHQHPAVCSHHWDQPADWQGFQSSQGFWAPRPQDAVEPPPQTIRFQQTIEGRPLKGDMRSELGLEAYVYPVNPPPPSPQALSHKNSGAGAQAELEACAPAPPAPPPVQGPAIVPDIPRRRSSGRVVYDARDVRRRLRELTREVEALSHCYPLGSPSSNVAEGTGKDWVYRSVAER, encoded by the exons ATGGCCATGGCTGAGCGGCCACGGCCCGGGTGGGCCTCGTATCACGGCTCCCACACCAACAGTTGTCAGGACCTGGGCAACTCCATCCTGTTGCTCCTGGGCCTCATCATCTGCATTAATATTAGCATCAATATGGTGACGCTG CTCTGGCGCCGGCTCCGTGGCTTCTTACACCGAGTGTTCCATATTGTTTATGAGAAAG AAGCTTCTAAGTCATCCTCACCGGGGAAGCAGCCCCAGCCTCCGAAGCAGAGCGCCCCTGCAGTCCACCTCCGATGCACCATGGACCCTGTGAAAATGACTGTGACCCCCCCACCCACTCGCCGCCACCGCCACCGGGGCTCTTCCGGCCGCCGTGCCCACCGCCCGGTAGCCTGGGCCCCTGACACGGACGACGACGAGAAGCCCCCACACCAGCACCCGGCAGTGTGCTCCCACCACTGGGATCAGCCGGCAGACTGGCAGGGCTTCCAGTCCAGCCAGGGGTTCTGGGCTCCCCGGCCCCAGGATGCCGtggagccccctccccagaccATTCGCTTCCAGCAGACCATAGAAGGAAGGCCCCTCAAAGGAGACATGCGGTCAGAGCTGGGCCTCGAGGCCTACGTGTACCCGGTGAACCCCCCGCCCCCGAGCCCACAGGCCCTGAGCCACAAGAACAGCGGGGCGGGGGCCCAGGCCGAGCTGGAGGCgtgcgcccccgccccgccggccccgccgcccGTCCAGGGCCCGGCCATCGTCCCTGACATCCCCCGGCGCCGCTCCTCGGGCCGCGTGGTCTACGATGCCCGAGACGTGCGGCGGCGGCTCCGGGAGCTGACCCGCGAGGTGGAGGCCCTGTCCCACTGTTACCCCCTGGGCTCCCCATCCAGCAACGTGGCCGAGGGCACGGGCAAGGACTGGGTGTACCGTTCTGTGGCAGAGAGGTGA
- the SPEM2 gene encoding uncharacterized protein SPEM2: MENQLWYDNVGCCNQHQEHLQDPEDILLLLLGLVVLVNIGINVVTVMWQGLQNALDKMLCWINQKSKTLQACEGSTKDPPAKARDVHIHCTLEPVEVKLARPTCYPSSSCRRLGNPRPRPRPHPHGPRQRLGHHRPCSHQWGLKNQRHFPHNPSAFRSPRRGRKMSQLPGGSPFDEEDLDSDVEQEEDLAFPLPKYPRGGWGRLYPQMGLPSSLGLWGRQGGILASLPPPSLYLSPELRRMPKRVEAKSELRLQSYGPHCSQSRIWGTMEAEQWASSLPALRRLPPNPSWVPAGYDPYPSSGQLLYDSWDPRRRGLEGSEPPPALVPRGSPQVHPRSLPGHGHAYSQPTRSPHPSTGHLSYSPREPHEVRRRAAEWAEALPTRHPLTASTSLTMLGETSYQRAPAPSSALLPHSNQPLPEVQAPEVPQPQPTFLPLSRNPGGTTSYQVYDSLELKRQVQESRARANSLPPPATSASRPSVHRSRTGKLH, encoded by the exons ATGGAAAACCAGCTTTGGTACGACAACGTGGGGTGCTGCAATCAACACCAGGAACACCTCCAGGATCCGGAAGACATACTGCTTCTGCTGCTGGGCCTCGTAGTTCTCGTCAACATTGGGATCAACGTGGTAACTGTG ATGTGGCAGGGGCTCCAGAATGCCTTAGACAAGATGCTCTGTTGGATTAATCAGAAAA GTAAGACCTTGCAGGCTTGTGAAGGTTCCACCAAAGATCCCCCCGCCAAGGCCCGAGACGTCCACATCCACTGCACCCTGGAGCCCGTGGAAGTGAAGCTGGCCCGGCCCACTTGCTACCCCTCTTCCTCCTGCCGCCGGCTGGgcaacccccgcccccgcccccgcccccacccccacggccCCCGCCAGCGCCTCGGCCACCACCGTCCCTGCAGCCACCAGTGGGGGCTGAAGAACCAGAGGCACTTCCCCCACAACCCCTCAGCCTTCCGTAGCCCCCGTCGCGGCCGCAAGATGTCGCAGCTGCCGGGGGGGTCCCCCTTTGACGAGGAGGACCTGGACTCCGACGTGGAGCAGGAGGAGGACCTGGCCTTCCCACTCCCCAAGTACCCACGGGGTGGCTGGGGCAGGCTTTACCCGCAGATGGGCCTGCCCTCCAGCTTGGGGCTGTGGGGCCGCCAGGGTGGGATCCTGGCCAGCCTGCCACCACCCTCTCTCTACCTGTCACCCGAGCTGCGCCGCATGCCCAAGCGTGTGGAGGCCAAGTCGGAGCTGAGGCTGCAGTCCTACGGGCCCCACTGCTCCCAGTCCCGGATCTGGGGCACTATGGAGGCGGAGCAGTGGGCCTCGTCTCTGCCCGCTCTCCGCCGGCTGCCCCCGAATCCCTCCTGGGTCCCCGCGGGGTACGACCCTTACCCGTCGAGCGGCCAGCTGCTCTATGACTCCTGGGATCCGCGGCGGCGGGGCCTGGAGGGCTCTGAGCCTCCGCCCGCGCTGGTGCCCCGGGGCTCCCCCCAGGTGCACCCGCGGAGCCTCCCCGGCCACGGCCACGCATACAGCCAGCCCACCCGCAGCCCGCACCCATCCACGGGCCACCTGAGCTACAGCCCCCGGGAACCCCACGAGGTCCGGCGCCGGGCCGCCGAATGGGCTGAGGCCCTGCCCACCCGGCACCCTCTGACGGCCTCCACCTCCCTCACCATGCTGGGCGAGACCTCCTACCAGCGGGCCCCGGCCCCCAGCTCGGCCCTGCTCCCCCATTCCAACCAGCCCCTGCCCGAAGTCCAGGCTCCCGAGGTCCCTCAACCCCAGCCCACCTTCCTGCCGCTCAGCAGGAACCCGGGGGGCACTACCAGCTACCAGGTCTATGACAGCCTGGAGCTGAAGCGGCAGGTGCAGGAGAGCCGAGCGCGGGCCAACTCACTGCCCCCGCCGGCCACCTCCGCCTCGCGGCCCTCCGTGCACAGGAGCCGGACCGGGAAGCTGCACTGA